The Edaphobacter sp. 12200R-103 genome contains a region encoding:
- a CDS encoding ThiF family adenylyltransferase gives MEIVFSEPLHRQLERALAGDEERGAALLLQHDPISDRFLVQEAVIAEEGDRLHATATEITFAPQFLVRVTRLARSSGRSLALIHSHPSGCLEFSRTDDRTEAGLVEFLRDRNPTGFSFSLVLCDGQILARRVGVDERLPVRIVGSRVTVMRERAEKPDGEQYDRQIRAFGGAGQKIVSSLTVAVVGLGGTGSVAAQQLAHLGVRNFVLIDPDVIEKTNLNRVVGTAPDSVGQAKIDTAAVLIKSIQPEASVQRIQRSVTAKEAIEALRMVDCVFMCTDSHVSRALLSEFSYQYLVPAFDVGVSINAHEGKVEAVTGRTQMVCPGLPCLWCSHVLSPHRIREELMTEQQRAADPYFNEGGERQPAVISINSTMVSMAVTMFLGAFTAIPVEARWQSYDALSGKVRPLSAKPDPACGVCGKDGVLGYGPSKNLSLADLEGR, from the coding sequence ATGGAGATTGTGTTCAGTGAGCCGCTGCATCGGCAGCTTGAGCGCGCGCTTGCGGGGGACGAGGAGCGTGGAGCGGCACTGCTGCTGCAGCATGATCCGATTAGTGACCGCTTCCTGGTGCAGGAGGCGGTGATCGCGGAGGAGGGAGACCGGCTACATGCTACGGCGACGGAGATTACATTTGCGCCGCAGTTTCTGGTCCGGGTCACGCGGCTGGCGCGGTCGAGCGGACGTTCATTGGCGCTGATACATAGCCACCCTTCAGGATGCCTAGAGTTTTCCCGGACAGACGATCGCACGGAGGCGGGTCTCGTGGAATTCTTGCGGGACCGAAATCCGACCGGCTTTAGCTTCTCACTCGTGCTCTGTGACGGGCAAATCCTCGCGCGGCGTGTCGGTGTAGACGAGCGGTTGCCGGTGCGCATCGTTGGATCACGGGTCACGGTGATGCGTGAGCGAGCAGAGAAACCAGATGGCGAGCAATACGACCGTCAGATTCGCGCGTTTGGCGGCGCAGGTCAGAAGATCGTGAGCAGTCTCACGGTGGCGGTGGTCGGTCTTGGCGGCACGGGATCTGTGGCAGCGCAGCAGTTAGCGCATCTGGGCGTGCGGAATTTCGTCTTGATCGACCCCGACGTCATAGAGAAGACCAATCTTAATCGCGTGGTCGGCACTGCGCCAGATTCCGTTGGGCAAGCCAAGATCGACACAGCTGCTGTGCTAATTAAGTCGATTCAACCGGAAGCCTCCGTGCAGCGTATCCAGCGGAGTGTGACGGCGAAAGAGGCCATCGAAGCATTGCGAATGGTCGATTGCGTGTTCATGTGTACTGACTCGCACGTGAGCCGGGCCTTGCTTTCGGAGTTCTCCTACCAGTACCTAGTTCCTGCGTTCGACGTTGGTGTCTCCATCAACGCCCATGAAGGCAAGGTAGAGGCTGTAACTGGGCGTACCCAAATGGTATGCCCGGGGCTGCCGTGCCTATGGTGCAGCCACGTACTGAGTCCCCACCGCATTCGTGAGGAGTTGATGACCGAGCAACAGCGAGCCGCCGATCCCTACTTCAATGAGGGTGGCGAACGGCAACCAGCGGTGATTTCGATCAACAGCACGATGGTTTCGATGGCTGTGACGATGTTTCTTGGCGCGTTCACTGCTATTCCGGTGGAAGCTCGCTGGCAATCGTATGACGCTCTCAGTGGCAAGGTCAGGCCGTTGTCGGCAAAGCCAGACCCGGCGTGCGGTGTATGCGGGAAAGATGGGGTCCTTGGCTATGGGCCGAGCAAGAACCTCAGCTTGGCGGACCTGGAGGGCCGATGA